A window of Arcobacter acticola genomic DNA:
AATGGATTTGTAGATTAAGATTTAATACATCTCAAAAATATATTTCATTACATGAATCAGAAAAAGAAGAAATAAAATATACTATAAGTAAATTAGAAGACATATATTCTTTCAGAGATAAATTAATTTCAATAGTTGAAAGATTGGAAAAATAAAATGTATATAAAAGAGAGTTAAAAAACTCTCTTTTATATTTTTATGGTTTGATAGTAGTTAATCCAAGACTTAACCAAGATTGCATTCCACCTCTGTACCATTTCATTTTTGTTTCAGGGTATCCAATATCAGATAGATATTTCATAGATTCAGGTGATTGTCCACACCATGCACCATTACAAAACATTAATAGTGTTTTTGCATTTGTAAAATCATATTTACCATCAACTTTTTTTACACCTAATATTTCTAAATACTCTTCAAACTCATCAGGATATTGTGATTGTTTTAAATATGTATAAGGTACGTTAACAGCACTTGGAATTGTTTCATGGTAGAACCAATTTTCTGTTCTTGAGTCAACTAACATCATAGTTTTATCATTTTTAGCTTTTTCTATAAAGTCTAAAACTTCAACTTCTCCAAAAGTTTCTACTTTATCAGAAAACTTCATAGGAGCGATTTTTCCCATATATGTA
This region includes:
- a CDS encoding rhodanese-like domain-containing protein; amino-acid sequence: MLKIIIGSFVLASSIFAVDLQNDGVEIKIKNSNDEAKTLIIKREKPQECLGVNFDPKVVYGGNHQAADSVKADCKRAFVTYMGKIAPMKFSDKVETFGEVEVLDFIEKAKNDKTMMLVDSRTENWFYHETIPSAVNVPYTYLKQSQYPDEFEEYLEILGVKKVDGKYDFTNAKTLLMFCNGAWCGQSPESMKYLSDIGYPETKMKWYRGGMQSWLSLGLTTIKP